One segment of Clostridium ljungdahlii DSM 13528 DNA contains the following:
- a CDS encoding energy-coupling factor ABC transporter permease has product MHIEDGILSPQAWGTWYVISAMFIVPGVKEIKRRVKENLYYKPFLAMMGVAVFVISCMHFPVPVTGSCSHPCGTPLAAIVVGPLATAVISAIGLFFQAIFLGHGGITTIGANDFSMGIAGGISGYFCWKVLRHFKSPIWLAAGVAGFVGDIVTYLVAALELAISLHGHIPIVKQWMIFFAGFGPTQIPLAIGEAVFTAVILQVMVSRRPDLMPDVLGRKYKEAR; this is encoded by the coding sequence ATGCATATTGAAGATGGAATTTTATCACCACAGGCCTGGGGTACATGGTATGTAATAAGTGCCATGTTTATTGTACCGGGCGTTAAAGAGATTAAAAGAAGAGTAAAGGAGAATTTATATTATAAACCTTTTCTTGCTATGATGGGAGTGGCAGTATTTGTTATTTCTTGCATGCACTTTCCTGTACCTGTAACCGGTTCCTGTTCTCATCCTTGCGGCACACCACTGGCAGCTATTGTAGTAGGACCACTAGCTACTGCTGTAATCTCAGCTATTGGATTGTTTTTTCAAGCCATATTTTTGGGACATGGTGGTATTACAACTATAGGTGCCAATGATTTTTCAATGGGTATTGCAGGAGGAATTTCAGGATATTTTTGCTGGAAGGTTTTAAGGCATTTTAAAAGCCCTATATGGCTTGCAGCTGGAGTGGCAGGTTTTGTTGGAGATATAGTTACATATTTGGTAGCAGCTTTGGAACTTGCAATAAGTTTGCATGGACATATTCCTATAGTGAAGCAGTGGATGATATTTTTTGCAGGGTTTGGACCTACTCAAATACCTCTAGCTATAGGCGAAGCAGTATTTACAGCTGTAATTCTGCAGGTTATGGTAAGTAGGCGTCCTGATTTAATGCCAGATGTACTTGGACGGAAATATAAGGAGGCAAGATAG
- a CDS encoding sugar phosphate isomerase/epimerase family protein has protein sequence MLKLMNLSTYNYDVERFHCNKNNIINFLKKHKMDGIELLHPIGLDENIIPCNLVKGVHLKYYPTWLDFWNNNTQELLKQFKSLDVIEKYYGGTNREIMIEHYKKEIKMADKIGAEYAVLHVAHVQEKHVFNYDFTYTDEEIIDAASDLINEVFKGMDTNIKLLFENEWWPGFTMLSYENAYRLLDKVNYSNKGFVLDTSHLMNTNLHLKSEKQGIEYIINTVKNLRELKNLIKVIHLNCSLSGEYVMKKINNTRGKEFILPPMSEEIFMHVFNIDSHKPFTDTCVKKLLDFVKPEYLVYELVGNSIGELEKYIDTQDEACLL, from the coding sequence TTGTTGAAGTTAATGAATTTATCTACATATAATTATGATGTTGAAAGATTTCATTGTAATAAAAATAATATCATAAACTTTTTAAAAAAACATAAAATGGATGGTATTGAGCTTTTGCATCCCATAGGACTAGATGAAAATATTATTCCATGTAACCTTGTTAAAGGTGTCCATTTAAAGTATTATCCTACATGGCTAGATTTTTGGAATAATAATACACAGGAACTTTTAAAACAATTCAAAAGTTTGGATGTTATTGAAAAATATTATGGTGGTACTAACAGAGAAATTATGATAGAGCATTATAAAAAAGAGATCAAAATGGCTGATAAGATTGGTGCAGAATATGCTGTTCTTCATGTAGCTCATGTACAAGAAAAGCATGTTTTCAATTATGATTTTACATATACTGATGAAGAAATTATAGATGCTGCTAGTGATCTAATAAATGAAGTTTTTAAAGGCATGGATACAAACATAAAATTACTATTTGAAAATGAGTGGTGGCCTGGATTCACCATGTTAAGTTATGAAAATGCATATAGGTTATTAGATAAAGTTAATTATTCAAATAAAGGATTTGTATTGGATACATCACATTTAATGAATACAAATTTGCATCTTAAAAGTGAAAAACAGGGAATCGAATATATAATAAATACTGTAAAAAATTTAAGAGAATTAAAAAATTTGATAAAGGTTATACATCTTAATTGTTCTTTATCAGGTGAATATGTAATGAAAAAAATAAATAACACAAGAGGAAAAGAGTTTATATTACCTCCAATGAGTGAAGAAATATTTATGCATGTTTTTAATATAGACAGTCATAAGCCTTTTACAGATACTTGTGTAAAAAAGCTGCTGGATTTTGTAAAACCTGAGTATCTTGTCTATGAGCTTGTTGGAAACTCTATTGGAGAGCTGGAAAAATATATTGACACTCAAGATGAAGCTTGTTTATTATAA
- a CDS encoding HlyD family secretion protein, producing the protein MKFGTVINIVKNRKKVVIGILAAVLIIAIGWVSYYVYEHVYYVATDDAKVTADVIKVGSQIQGKVLQFNVNEGDLVSKDEILARQDMGNLPDSSIEQSLIKSPISGIVVKKEVNAGEVLSPGKTAVLLADPENFYVTAKIDETKIRRLKVGQPVQITIDEYGSQKFQGKIKSISEMTEDALNPTAYSTDRKHNRKVEKIPVKIIFDNSKKLKNQLTLGTNASIKICVVNQNTKSK; encoded by the coding sequence ATGAAATTTGGTACAGTCATTAATATAGTTAAAAATCGTAAAAAAGTGGTTATAGGAATATTAGCAGCAGTTTTAATAATAGCTATTGGTTGGGTTTCCTATTATGTATATGAACACGTGTATTATGTAGCTACTGATGATGCAAAAGTTACGGCAGATGTGATTAAAGTGGGTTCACAAATTCAAGGAAAAGTATTACAATTTAATGTAAATGAAGGAGATTTAGTTAGCAAAGATGAAATATTGGCACGTCAGGATATGGGTAATCTCCCGGATTCTAGCATAGAACAATCTTTAATAAAATCACCTATTAGCGGTATTGTTGTAAAAAAGGAAGTGAATGCAGGGGAAGTTTTATCACCAGGAAAAACTGCGGTACTTTTAGCAGATCCTGAAAACTTTTATGTTACTGCAAAGATAGATGAAACAAAAATAAGAAGATTAAAGGTTGGACAACCTGTTCAAATAACTATAGATGAATATGGCTCACAAAAGTTTCAAGGAAAAATAAAATCTATAAGTGAAATGACAGAAGATGCGTTAAATCCCACAGCATATTCAACTGACAGAAAGCATAACAGAAAAGTTGAAAAAATACCTGTAAAAATTATATTTGATAATTCTAAAAAATTAAAAAATCAACTTACATTGGGCACTAATGCCTCTATAAAAATTTGTGTAGTAAACCAAAATACTAAAAGTAAATAG
- a CDS encoding efflux RND transporter periplasmic adaptor subunit, with the protein MQLKKSILFCLAIGIFFSGCSSTNNTKSTNLAISNSDTTFIMGGKIATNDSVDITSNISGRVSEMSTELGKKVNLGDVVIKLDTSDLQSKVDQAKSAVNAVQTNLSSAATSTASNISQYQSELAQAQAQLKTSEASLKDASITAPISGIVSSQNINVGDMVIPGKPLISIVNADNLYVNVYVPINVLNQIQVGQSVVIKVPDISDNRFLGKIAVINSKVNSQSQDVLVKVTLNSKNGLLKPGMFAEVGLK; encoded by the coding sequence ATGCAGTTGAAAAAATCTATTTTATTTTGTTTAGCTATTGGAATATTTTTTAGTGGATGTAGTTCTACAAATAATACTAAATCTACAAACTTAGCTATATCAAATTCTGATACTACCTTTATAATGGGTGGAAAGATTGCAACAAATGACAGTGTAGATATAACTTCTAATATTTCCGGAAGAGTTTCTGAAATGTCCACAGAATTAGGTAAAAAGGTAAATTTGGGAGATGTTGTTATCAAATTAGATACATCAGATTTACAGAGCAAGGTTGATCAGGCTAAGTCAGCAGTAAATGCAGTACAGACAAACTTATCTAGTGCAGCTACTTCAACTGCATCTAATATTTCTCAATATCAATCTGAGCTGGCTCAGGCCCAAGCTCAATTAAAAACTTCAGAGGCATCTTTAAAAGATGCCTCTATTACAGCACCTATTTCGGGTATAGTAAGTTCGCAAAACATTAATGTAGGAGATATGGTTATTCCAGGTAAACCACTTATTTCAATAGTTAATGCAGATAATCTCTATGTAAATGTATATGTACCAATAAACGTTTTAAATCAAATTCAAGTTGGGCAGAGTGTAGTGATAAAAGTACCAGATATCTCAGATAATAGGTTTTTAGGAAAGATAGCTGTCATAAATTCAAAAGTGAATTCACAGAGCCAGGATGTTCTTGTGAAGGTAACTTTAAATAGTAAAAATGGACTTTTAAAACCAGGTATGTTTGCAGAGGTTGGATTGAAATAA
- a CDS encoding cell wall-binding repeat-containing protein, whose amino-acid sequence MKKNINKFIVFLCTLGITISGFEANVNADAGSKNSADKTITRDRIYGSDRIGTSLKISQNGWKDGSSTVVIAQGYGYADALCAAPLAKKFNAPIILSRQDALNDNTISEIERLKASKVFLIGGTASLSDNIVTQLKGLGISDIQRLGGTNRYETSVKVAQNIGNVDSAVVASGNGYADSLSIAPIAASKGMPILLSGSGSLPDVVSNYIKGSNVKKTYVVGGTASIGDNVKNVLPNAERLGGSTRFETNLSILQNFKSDLKFNNVYIAEGDGPSGNEFADALSGSALAAQKSAPMVLVYKTISANNSNFIKSNMTDNTVLTALGSNLVVPDSILDEIEGISSGVSSSVDNSLNSAVSKILSNAEKEGIDDWQALAISRYGAEVPASYLSNLQNSISSVNGELTQPTDYERTTLALMAIGQDPTNFQASDKSYNFIEKIYNNKDISEQGINAEVFALIALDSGNFNIPQGSVWTRDKLISEVLKNRTNDKGWDYAGEKADPDMTGMALTALAPYKDKADVKDAVSTAFAKLSSMQDADGGYSSWGVSNSESISQVIIALCANGIDPTSEAFTKNGKTTIDALLSYEVAGGGFCHVKGTGYNAMATEQATQAFEAYKMFKGNAGSGIYKFK is encoded by the coding sequence ATGAAAAAGAATATTAATAAATTTATTGTATTTTTATGTACACTGGGTATTACAATATCTGGGTTTGAAGCAAATGTAAATGCTGATGCAGGAAGTAAAAATTCTGCTGATAAAACTATAACTAGAGATAGAATTTATGGAAGCGATAGAATTGGAACTTCACTAAAAATAAGTCAAAATGGGTGGAAAGATGGTTCCAGTACTGTAGTTATAGCCCAGGGATATGGTTATGCAGATGCTCTTTGTGCAGCTCCTCTTGCAAAAAAATTCAATGCACCTATAATTCTTTCAAGACAGGATGCGCTAAATGATAATACTATAAGTGAAATTGAAAGACTTAAAGCAAGCAAGGTGTTTTTAATTGGAGGAACAGCTTCATTATCTGATAATATAGTAACTCAACTAAAAGGTCTTGGGATAAGTGACATACAAAGACTTGGAGGTACAAATAGATATGAAACTTCAGTGAAGGTAGCTCAAAATATTGGTAATGTAGATAGTGCCGTAGTTGCATCAGGAAATGGTTATGCAGATAGCCTTTCTATAGCGCCAATAGCTGCAAGTAAAGGTATGCCAATACTTTTATCAGGAAGTGGAAGCTTGCCAGATGTAGTAAGTAACTATATAAAAGGCAGTAATGTAAAAAAGACTTATGTAGTAGGGGGAACTGCTTCTATAGGAGATAACGTAAAAAATGTACTTCCAAATGCTGAAAGGTTAGGAGGATCTACTAGATTTGAAACAAATCTTTCTATACTTCAAAATTTTAAATCAGATCTTAAATTTAACAATGTATATATAGCAGAAGGAGACGGGCCAAGTGGAAATGAATTTGCAGATGCACTTTCAGGTTCAGCTCTTGCAGCACAAAAATCTGCTCCTATGGTACTTGTTTATAAAACTATTTCTGCCAATAATTCAAATTTTATAAAATCTAATATGACAGACAATACTGTACTTACGGCTTTAGGCAGCAATTTAGTTGTACCTGATTCAATTTTAGATGAAATTGAAGGCATATCTAGTGGAGTTTCTTCTTCTGTAGACAATTCACTAAATTCAGCTGTAAGCAAAATATTAAGTAATGCAGAAAAAGAAGGAATAGATGATTGGCAGGCATTGGCAATATCGAGATATGGGGCAGAAGTTCCTGCAAGTTATCTGAGTAATCTTCAAAATAGCATAAGCTCTGTAAATGGAGAACTAACACAACCTACAGATTATGAGAGAACTACTTTGGCACTTATGGCCATAGGACAGGATCCTACAAATTTTCAGGCTAGTGATAAAAGTTATAATTTCATAGAAAAGATATATAATAACAAAGATATATCAGAACAGGGAATAAATGCAGAAGTATTTGCACTTATAGCTCTAGATTCTGGGAATTTTAACATACCTCAGGGTTCTGTATGGACAAGGGATAAGTTAATAAGTGAAGTTTTAAAGAATAGAACAAATGATAAAGGCTGGGATTATGCTGGTGAGAAAGCTGATCCGGATATGACGGGTATGGCACTTACGGCTTTAGCACCTTATAAAGATAAGGCAGATGTGAAGGATGCTGTTAGTACAGCTTTTGCTAAACTTTCTTCTATGCAAGATGCAGATGGTGGTTATTCTTCCTGGGGAGTATCTAATAGCGAGAGTATATCACAGGTCATAATAGCTCTTTGTGCCAATGGAATAGATCCTACAAGTGAAGCTTTTACTAAAAATGGGAAAACCACAATAGATGCCCTTTTAAGCTATGAGGTAGCAGGTGGAGGATTCTGCCATGTAAAAGGAACAGGATACAATGCTATGGCAACGGAACAAGCAACTCAAGCATTTGAGGCATATAAAATGTTTAAGGGAAATGCAGGGAGCGGCATATATAAATTTAAATAG
- a CDS encoding DUF4430 domain-containing protein translates to MNIKKNKKKYVIAIAAFVIFAIMFTFGLKAEKMYANTLTNKQMSAENSQSKSNHKNVAGNAAENKNSSTSKSSENGSKSSGSVGSDASSSGSSKSSLDYPSDTGSKNGSKSSNPSTATSNGSVKVTSTDPESKCTFQVIDTVHGNKMVVSKDVDKSMEGETVGYITERILDDAKINYRCTGSVSTLYFAAIDGLEEKKAGKLSGWCYYIRKNGDNVFHKPNIGSGQWTWHSGDVIVWKYLADGIHDGYEGDWGKSSF, encoded by the coding sequence ATGAATATTAAGAAGAACAAAAAGAAGTATGTTATAGCAATTGCTGCTTTTGTTATATTTGCAATTATGTTTACTTTTGGCTTAAAAGCTGAAAAAATGTATGCTAATACGCTGACAAATAAGCAGATGAGTGCTGAAAATTCTCAAAGCAAATCCAACCATAAAAATGTTGCAGGCAATGCTGCAGAAAATAAAAATAGTTCTACTTCAAAGTCTTCTGAAAACGGTAGTAAATCTTCTGGTTCTGTTGGATCTGATGCATCTTCTTCTGGAAGTAGTAAGTCTTCCCTAGATTATCCATCAGATACTGGATCTAAAAATGGATCAAAATCAAGTAATCCTTCTACTGCTACCTCAAATGGAAGTGTAAAGGTTACTTCTACAGATCCAGAGAGCAAGTGTACTTTTCAGGTTATCGATACAGTCCACGGCAATAAAATGGTTGTTTCAAAAGATGTGGACAAAAGTATGGAGGGTGAAACAGTAGGCTATATAACGGAAAGAATTTTGGATGATGCTAAGATAAATTATAGATGCACAGGTTCTGTTTCTACACTTTATTTTGCAGCTATAGATGGACTTGAAGAGAAAAAAGCTGGGAAACTTTCAGGATGGTGTTATTATATCAGAAAAAATGGAGACAATGTATTTCACAAACCTAATATAGGCAGTGGACAGTGGACATGGCATAGTGGTGATGTAATAGTTTGGAAGTATCTTGCTGATGGAATTCATGATGGTTATGAAGGTGACTGGGGAAAGAGCAGTTTCTAA
- a CDS encoding ECF transporter S component, with protein sequence MKRLIIAITAAIIIVLMALTVKSDFQTGVSVMCMVGVFAILFMSYFYFEKSNAGTKEIAIIATLSAFATVGRIAFAPIPNVKPVTFLVALTGFVFGPYEGFLVGSTTAFLSNIFFGQGPWTPWQMFCWGLVGIIAGFWGKKGKKVSAFNFSVVCFLFGFMFDWIMDLQYIIGFVKPLNFWTFIGGYVSGLTFDVLHGGSSFIFSIIFYDSFLPVFKRYKRKLIISYIQQ encoded by the coding sequence ATGAAAAGATTAATAATTGCAATTACAGCTGCCATAATTATAGTATTAATGGCGCTTACAGTAAAGAGTGATTTTCAAACTGGAGTTTCAGTTATGTGTATGGTTGGTGTTTTTGCAATTTTATTTATGAGTTATTTTTATTTTGAAAAGAGTAATGCAGGAACAAAAGAAATAGCAATTATAGCTACGTTGAGTGCTTTTGCCACCGTTGGCAGAATAGCTTTTGCGCCTATTCCAAATGTAAAACCTGTTACATTTTTAGTTGCTTTAACTGGATTTGTGTTTGGACCTTATGAGGGATTTTTAGTTGGAAGTACTACAGCTTTTTTATCCAATATATTCTTTGGACAGGGTCCTTGGACACCATGGCAGATGTTTTGCTGGGGACTTGTGGGAATTATAGCAGGTTTTTGGGGTAAAAAAGGAAAAAAAGTATCAGCTTTTAATTTTTCAGTAGTATGCTTCTTATTTGGCTTTATGTTTGATTGGATTATGGATCTTCAATATATAATTGGATTTGTAAAGCCTTTAAATTTCTGGACGTTTATAGGAGGATATGTATCAGGCCTTACTTTTGATGTTTTACATGGAGGAAGTTCATTTATATTTTCAATTATATTTTATGATAGCTTTTTACCTGTATTCAAACGGTATAAGCGAAAACTCATTATAAGTTATATTCAGCAATAA
- a CDS encoding ABC transporter ATP-binding protein, which produces MSYIEINNLNFTYPLEKHRSLKDINLSLEKNDFLLIAGRSGSGKSTLARAIVGTVPNFYGGTIGGEIKIDGELVNKMSHKERAKKITMVFQDPEKQLVMNKVHREIAFGLENIGADEGVIKRRVYEALQFSGILHLAERDVTSLSGGEKQKVAVASALVYMPRCIILDEPTSQLDPSSAEEMLNLVKKINQELGITVIVIEQRVNRWFDTVDSIAIMNDGTLELFKDKKDFYDNCNQRQYMFMPDYLKLFKKLDFNAMPQDFKDARVKILNSSLKLKEKDKSIFQENDEAEVLSVKKMGCKYGSKKVLNNLNFNVKKGEFISIMGANGAGKSTLLKCIMGLKNYEGTIKLYGKDISKMDIRQIAKHIGYVSQNPNDYLSKESVYEEVKFTMDNYGIYDEKVIENILKELEIYDLREKNPRDLSGGQRQRVAIATILVLQPDMILLDEPTRGLESGLKYKLGKLLEKLNKKGTSIVLITHDTDFASNFCKRYMIMFNGAIVADGDKKQVLGDGIFYTTSINKLLRDREDSIFTLEEALGRCEV; this is translated from the coding sequence ATGTCGTATATAGAGATTAACAATTTAAATTTCACTTACCCACTTGAGAAGCACAGGTCGCTAAAAGACATAAATTTATCTCTGGAGAAAAATGATTTTCTTCTCATAGCAGGCAGATCAGGCTCTGGAAAATCTACGCTTGCAAGGGCTATAGTAGGAACAGTACCTAATTTTTATGGAGGTACTATAGGTGGAGAAATAAAAATAGATGGTGAATTGGTAAACAAAATGAGCCATAAGGAAAGGGCAAAAAAAATAACTATGGTTTTTCAAGATCCAGAAAAGCAGCTTGTTATGAACAAAGTACACAGGGAAATAGCTTTTGGGCTTGAAAATATAGGAGCAGATGAAGGAGTGATAAAAAGGAGAGTTTATGAAGCTCTTCAGTTTTCTGGCATACTTCATTTGGCAGAAAGGGATGTAACTTCTCTCTCAGGAGGAGAAAAGCAAAAAGTGGCAGTAGCCTCTGCTCTTGTATATATGCCAAGATGCATCATATTAGACGAACCTACTTCCCAGCTTGATCCTTCATCTGCGGAGGAAATGTTAAATTTAGTAAAAAAGATAAATCAAGAGCTTGGAATAACGGTTATAGTTATTGAGCAGAGAGTAAACAGATGGTTTGATACTGTTGACTCTATAGCGATTATGAACGATGGAACTTTAGAATTGTTTAAAGATAAAAAGGATTTTTATGATAACTGTAATCAAAGACAGTATATGTTTATGCCGGATTATCTTAAGCTTTTTAAAAAATTGGATTTTAATGCTATGCCTCAGGACTTTAAAGATGCCAGGGTTAAGATTTTAAATAGTTCTTTAAAATTAAAAGAAAAGGATAAAAGCATTTTTCAGGAAAACGATGAAGCAGAGGTACTTTCTGTAAAGAAAATGGGCTGTAAATATGGGTCAAAAAAAGTTTTGAATAATTTAAATTTTAATGTAAAAAAAGGTGAATTTATAAGCATAATGGGAGCTAATGGTGCAGGAAAAAGTACTCTTTTAAAATGTATTATGGGGCTTAAGAATTATGAAGGAACAATAAAGCTTTATGGGAAAGACATAAGTAAGATGGACATACGTCAAATAGCAAAGCATATAGGATATGTATCTCAAAATCCTAATGATTATTTGTCTAAGGAAAGTGTATATGAAGAAGTAAAATTTACTATGGATAACTATGGTATATATGATGAGAAGGTTATAGAAAATATCTTAAAAGAACTTGAAATATATGACTTGAGAGAAAAAAATCCAAGAGATTTAAGTGGCGGACAGCGTCAAAGGGTAGCAATTGCAACTATACTTGTCTTGCAGCCGGATATGATTTTGCTTGATGAACCTACCAGGGGACTGGAAAGTGGACTTAAATATAAGTTAGGCAAATTACTGGAAAAATTAAATAAAAAAGGAACATCTATTGTACTTATAACCCATGATACTGATTTTGCCAGTAATTTTTGCAAGAGATACATGATTATGTTTAATGGTGCCATAGTAGCAGATGGGGATAAAAAACAGGTACTAGGAGATGGAATATTTTATACTACTTCTATAAATAAACTGCTTAGAGATAGGGAAGACAGTATATTTACATTGGAAGAAGCGCTTGGAAGGTGTGAGGTATGA
- a CDS encoding energy-coupling factor transporter transmembrane component T, protein MSEGIKAAYLSKSRNREKVRHFIDFKQYHVLTASLVFMSMMIIIFSNDNPVVLGSVYIFIIGMIIFSKEKQKFKTGFYYFIPIAVLIIVINMLFVSSGSTTLFYLFHKRFTLEAVIYAVVMCFKFLAVIYLFLILEIMIDTDKSVSYFSSIMPKSTLMLMISFKLIPTMKDRFKNLKEIYEIRGVIFNKKKAKEKAHSYIPVMSVLLEDSMEGSFSIGESAYVRGFLSGSRSVYDRQKFKNKDWEVIVLSVALMIFYGVAQFKKWVEFNIYDGVTAVNFFNIGIAIIIASIVVITLTIIFNSEEKEYVVYRD, encoded by the coding sequence ATGAGTGAAGGAATAAAAGCAGCATATTTGTCAAAATCACGGAATAGGGAAAAGGTTAGACATTTTATAGATTTTAAACAGTATCATGTTCTTACTGCATCACTAGTATTTATGTCTATGATGATTATAATATTTTCTAATGACAATCCGGTAGTACTTGGATCTGTGTACATATTTATTATAGGAATGATAATATTTTCAAAGGAAAAGCAAAAGTTTAAGACTGGATTCTATTATTTTATTCCAATTGCTGTTTTGATAATAGTTATAAATATGCTTTTTGTAAGTTCAGGAAGTACTACTCTTTTTTATCTTTTTCACAAGCGTTTTACATTAGAAGCTGTAATTTATGCAGTAGTTATGTGTTTTAAATTTTTAGCTGTCATATACCTTTTTTTAATACTTGAGATCATGATTGATACGGATAAATCAGTTTCTTATTTTTCGTCTATAATGCCAAAGTCAACTCTCATGCTTATGATAAGCTTTAAACTTATTCCAACTATGAAAGACAGATTTAAGAATTTAAAAGAAATATATGAAATAAGGGGAGTTATATTTAACAAGAAAAAAGCAAAGGAAAAAGCACACAGCTATATTCCCGTAATGTCAGTACTTTTAGAGGATTCTATGGAAGGTTCTTTTAGCATAGGTGAATCTGCCTATGTAAGGGGATTTTTAAGTGGCAGCAGGAGTGTTTATGATAGACAAAAATTTAAAAATAAGGACTGGGAAGTTATAGTTTTAAGCGTAGCTCTCATGATATTTTATGGTGTAGCACAGTTTAAAAAATGGGTGGAGTTTAACATATATGACGGTGTGACTGCTGTTAATTTTTTTAATATTGGTATAGCCATAATTATTGCGTCTATAGTAGTAATTACTTTAACCATAATTTTTAATAGTGAGGAGAAGGAATATGTCGTATATAGAGATTAA